One Spinacia oleracea cultivar Varoflay chromosome 4, BTI_SOV_V1, whole genome shotgun sequence DNA segment encodes these proteins:
- the LOC110804741 gene encoding protein JINGUBANG-like codes for MYNHPQNMVVRSDPNIPRISEDSNEYLARQSSFSTMGGNSFVDDVPKMSAEMSPMMMSPWNQVSPFAKSPWSQQSDDSGQLSSLVGSLVREEGHIYSLATKGDLLYTGSDSKNIRVWKDLKEFSGFKSASGLVKAIVIAGGKIFTGHQDGKIRVWKVSPKNPSIHKRSGSLPTLKDLFKASIKPSNYVEVKRHRSSLWIKHSDAISSLSMNAEQGLLYSSSWDRTFKVWRICDSKCLESVAAHEDAVNSVVTGSEGMVFTGSADGTVKVWRREMQGKVTKHFCVQTLLKQECAVTALAVDPTGSIVYCGSSDGMVNFWERDKNLAHGGVLRGHKLAVLCLAARARLVFSGSADKTICVWRRDGTIHTCLSVLTGHSGPVKCLAVEDDNEAKGQRYIIYSGSLDKSVKVWNVADQEAMHMMQQQQVMEVNSASESLRSDRSYQ; via the coding sequence ATGTATAATCATCCCCAAAACATGGTGGTGCGTTCGGATCCCAACATACCACGAATAAGCGAGGATAGCAACGAGTATCTGGCTCGGCAGAGCAGCTTCTCAACAATGGGAGGTAATTCCTTTGTAGACGATGTACCAAAGATGAGTGCAGAGATGTCTCCTATGATGATGTCCCCTTGGAATCAGGTGTCCCCTTTTGCGAAATCCCCTTGGTCTCAACAATCTGATGATTCTGGTCAACTTAGCTCGCTTGTTGGATCTCTTGTCCGAGAAGAAGGTCACATTTACTCCTTGGCTACCAAAGGGGATTTGTTGTACACAGGGTCTGATAGTAAGAATATTCGTGTTTGGAAAGATCTTAAGGAGTTTTCTGGGTTCAAGTCTGCTTCTGGATTGGTCAAGGCTATTGTTATAGCAGGTGGTAAGATATTTACCGGTCACCAGGATGGTAAGATCAGGGTATGGAAGGTGTCACCTAAAAACCCTAGTATACATAAACGGTCAGGGTCTTTACCAACATTGAAGGATTTGTTTAAGGCTTCTATAAAGCCAAGCAATTATGTGGAGGTGAAGAGGCATCGTAGTTCGTTATGGATCAAGCATTCAGATGCCATTTCAAGCCTCAGCATGAACGCCGAACAAGGGTTGTTATACTCATCATCATGGGATAGGACGTTCAAGGTTTGGCGAATCTGTGACTCAAAATGCTTGGAGTCTGTAGCTGCCCATGAAGATGCGGTGAACTCGGTGGTGACAGGTTCAGAGGGTATGGTTTTCACAGGGTCTGCTGATGGGACGGTGAAGGTTTGGAGGAGGGAAATGCAGGGGAAGGTGACAAAGCACTTCTGCGTGCAGACACTTCTGAAGCAGGAATGTGCGGTTACTGCCCTCGCCGTGGATCCAACAGGGTCTATTGTCTACTGCGGGTCAAGCGATGGGATGGTCAATTTCTGGGAGAGAGATAAGAATCTTGCACACGGTGGAGTTCTGAGGGGTCACAAGTTGGCAGTTCTATGCCTGGCTGCTCGAGCTCGGCTGGTGTTTAGTGGTTCAGCTGATAAGACAATCTGTGTGTGGCGTAGGGATGGAACGATCCACACATGTCTGTCTGTTTTAACAGGCCACAGTGGACCGGTTAAATGCTTGGCCGTGGAGGATGACAATGAAGCTAAAGGTCAACGGTACATTATTTACAGTGGAAGCCTGGACAAGTCTGTCAAGGTATGGAATGTGGCAGATCAAGAGGCAATGCATATGATGCAGCAGCAACAGGTAATGGAGGTTAACTCTGCATCTGAATCATTGCGATCAGACCGTAGTTACCAGTGA
- the LOC110804736 gene encoding protein MAINTENANCE OF MERISTEMS-like — MPKNPLKFPHISSSMANQFIPQTLKPCQKPNNLIKPPLLSDIFGQKNLKKWPIKVKFPGWRKPHQNWAIWVEKVSLKFAKSWELSGICDGILSSLHEIKPNPEIVLALSEYWCSATNTFHFPWGEATITLEDVNVLFGLPVLGEAVNVSAVDTSHKNLESKLQRIKNSLSISTNESNGWIKYFNDENDEIEHVGFLAFWLSMFVFPDLDDRIVGSHGFSVAVRLARGAKIALAPAVLACLYRNLTFLTQHAADFDSAKKQISVPGPFQILQLWALERFPLLGSKLAKPLSLGQPRIGRWDKVSFKASLVDVRKALRSSGECFCWRPYALDLKNWRHRYFNLDVDKLLSDFSGDDDELKSFRVCLQPTELIGMDCTATYEPQRVMMQFVCGQKVHAETEFSIPLESGKVRLRLLEARKPSEEVDNTLQESAHGNAIIEGLEPECKDDDHKKLIPASNIIKTELNTDVTPEREILNVSASDNVTRDEEQSSEGLVVMDSDDKMADKMECKDVMRSRSRTMKSKTRVGDSADYPLLLDEYSSKPVKKVKKSA; from the exons ATGCCGAAAAACCCACTAAAATTCCCACACATTTCATCATCAATGGCGAATCAATTCATACCCCAGACCCTAAAACCATGTCAAAAACCCAATAATTTGATAAAACCCCCTCTTTTATCTGACATTTTTGGGCAAAAAAACCTTAAAAAATGGCCGATTAAGGTGAAATTCCCAGGTTGGAGAAAGCCCCATCAAAATTGGGCTATTTGGGTTGAGAAAGTAAGCCTCAAATTCGCCAAAAGCTGGGAATTATCAGGTATTTGTGATGGAATTCTTTCTTCTCTACATGAAATTAAACCTAACCCAGAAATTGTTCTTGCTTTATCTGAATATTGGTGTTCTGCAACCAATACTTTCCATTTCCCATGGGGAGAAGCCACCATTACCTTGGAAGATGTAAATGTTTTATTTGGGTTGCCTGTTTTAGGAGAAGCTGTGAATGTTTCTGCTGTTGATACTTCACATAAGAATTTGGAATCGAAATTACAAAGAATAAAAAATTCTCTGTCGATTAGTACAAATGAGAGTAATGGTTGGATTAAGTATTTTAATGATGAGAATGATGAGATAGAGCATGTGGGGTTTTTGGCATTTTGGCTTTCGATGTTCGTCTTTCCGGACCTTGATGACAGAATAGTAGGATCACATGGTTTCTCTGTTGCTGTTCGTCTTGCTAGAGGGGCAAAGATTGCTCTTGCTCCGGCTGTTCTTGCTTGTTTGTATCGGAATTTGACATTTCTTACTCAGCATGCTGCTGATTTTGATTCTGCTAAGAAGCAGATTTCTGTCCCTGGTCCATTTCAAATTTTGCAACTTTGGGCTTTAGAGCGGTTTCCCTTGTTAGGGTCGAAATTAGCAAAGCCTTTGAGTTTAGGGCAACCTAGAATTGGTAGGTGGGATAAGGTGAGTTTTAAGGCCAGTTTAGTTGATGTAAGAAAAGCATTGAGATCATCCGGTGAGTGTTTTTGTTGGCGGCCTTACGCTTTGGACTTGAAGAATTGGCGGCATAGATATTTCAACCTTGATGTTGACAAGTTATTGTCTGATTTTTCGggtgatgatgatgaattgAAATCATTTCGTGTGTGTTTGCAGCCTACAGAGTTGATTGGGATGGATTGTACGGCAACTTATGAGCCTCAAAGGGTTATGATGCAGTTTGTATGTGGTCAAAAGGTTCATGCAGAAACTGAATTTTCTATCCCTTTAGAATCAGGAAAGGTCAGATTGCGATTGCTTGAAGCCCGAAAACCATCTGAAGAGGTTGATAACACATTGCAGGAGAGTGCTCATGGAAATGCTATTATAGAAGGCCTTGAGCCGGAGTGCAAGGATGATGATCATAAGAAGCTGATACCAGCAAGCAACATTATAAAAACAGAATTAAATACTGATGTTACTCCTGAAAGAGAAATCCTTAATGTTTCGGCTAGTGACAATGTTACTAGGGATGAAGAACAAAGTTCGGAAGGCCTGGTGGTTATGGACTCAGATGATAAGATGGCTGATAAAATGGAGTGCAAAGATGTTATGCGGTCAAGGAGTAGAACAATGAAGTCGAAAACAAGGGTTGGGGATTCAGCTGATTATCCCTTGCTCCTCGATGAATACTCAAGCAAGCCTGTAAAAAAGGTTAAAAAGTCAG CATGA